In the genome of Nocardiopsis composta, one region contains:
- the aroB gene encoding 3-dehydroquinate synthase, with translation MSTTRIGVGGGAEPRYDVVIGSGVFGELPALVGEGAERVAVIHPEPLGELARPVVGALESAGKRVLPLPVPDGEAAKDAAVAAGLWARLGQASFTRSDAVVGVGGGATTDLAGFVAATWLRGVRAVLVPTTLLAMVDAAVGGKTGINTAEGKNLVGAFHPPAGVLCDLATLPGVPTADYIGGLAEVVKAGFIADPVILDLVEADPEGAVRPEGRHTRELIERAVAVKAEVVSSDLKESGRREILNYGHTLGHAIERAENYRFRHGYAVSIGMVFAAELARLDGRIDAGLVRRHRAVLSSVGLPTGYAAGAWPGLRDAMRVDKKARGSVLRFIVLDGTARPTVLSGPSAELLDAAYQAVAAD, from the coding sequence GTGAGCACCACCCGGATCGGCGTGGGCGGCGGCGCCGAGCCCCGCTACGACGTGGTCATCGGCAGCGGCGTCTTCGGCGAGCTGCCCGCCCTGGTGGGGGAGGGCGCCGAGCGGGTCGCGGTGATCCACCCCGAGCCCCTGGGCGAGCTGGCCCGGCCGGTGGTCGGCGCGCTGGAGTCGGCCGGCAAGCGGGTGCTGCCGCTGCCGGTGCCCGACGGCGAGGCGGCCAAGGACGCCGCGGTCGCCGCCGGGCTGTGGGCGCGGCTCGGCCAGGCCTCCTTCACCCGCAGCGACGCGGTGGTCGGGGTGGGCGGCGGCGCCACCACCGACCTGGCCGGCTTCGTCGCCGCGACCTGGCTGCGCGGGGTGCGCGCGGTGCTGGTGCCCACCACGCTGCTGGCGATGGTGGACGCCGCGGTCGGCGGCAAGACCGGCATCAACACCGCGGAGGGCAAGAACCTGGTCGGCGCCTTCCACCCGCCGGCCGGCGTGCTGTGCGACCTGGCCACCCTGCCCGGTGTTCCCACCGCCGACTACATCGGCGGGCTCGCCGAGGTCGTCAAGGCCGGGTTCATCGCCGACCCGGTCATCCTGGACCTGGTCGAGGCCGACCCGGAGGGGGCGGTCCGCCCCGAGGGCCGGCACACCCGCGAGCTGATCGAGCGGGCCGTGGCGGTCAAGGCCGAGGTGGTCTCCTCCGACCTCAAGGAGAGCGGCCGCCGGGAGATCCTCAACTACGGGCACACCCTGGGCCACGCCATCGAGCGCGCGGAGAACTACCGGTTCCGGCACGGCTACGCGGTCTCCATCGGGATGGTCTTCGCCGCCGAGCTGGCCCGGCTGGACGGCCGGATCGACGCCGGCCTGGTGCGGCGGCACCGCGCCGTGCTCTCCTCGGTCGGGCTGCCCACCGGCTACGCGGCCGGGGCCTGGCCCGGCCTGCGCGACGCGATGCGGGTGGACAAGAAGGCCCGGGGGTCGGTGCTGCGCTTCATCGTCCTCGACGGGACCGCCCGCCCCACGGTCCTCTCCGGCCCCTCCGCGGAGCTCCTCGACGCCGCCTACCAGGCGGTGGCCGCGGACTGA
- the efp gene encoding elongation factor P translates to MATTNDLKNGMTLKLDGGALWNVIEFQHVKPGKGGAFVRTKLKNVTSGKVVDKTFNAGVKVEVANVDRREMQYLYHDGDSYVFMDTDTYDQLNVPSEVVGGNADYLLESAMVTVAVHDGNPLYIELPAAVELEISQTDPGVQGDRSTGGTKPATLETGAVIQVPLFITTGERVKVDTRTGDYLGRVN, encoded by the coding sequence GTGGCCACGACGAACGACCTGAAGAACGGCATGACCCTGAAGCTCGACGGCGGCGCGCTGTGGAACGTCATCGAGTTCCAGCACGTCAAGCCCGGTAAGGGCGGCGCGTTCGTCCGTACCAAGCTGAAGAACGTCACCTCCGGCAAGGTCGTCGACAAGACCTTCAACGCCGGCGTCAAGGTCGAGGTGGCCAACGTCGACCGCCGCGAGATGCAGTACCTGTACCACGACGGCGACTCCTACGTCTTCATGGACACCGACACCTACGACCAGCTCAACGTCCCCAGCGAGGTCGTCGGCGGCAACGCCGACTACCTGCTGGAGAGCGCGATGGTCACGGTCGCGGTGCACGACGGCAACCCGCTCTACATCGAGCTGCCCGCCGCGGTCGAGCTGGAGATCTCCCAGACCGACCCGGGCGTCCAGGGCGACCGCTCCACCGGCGGCACCAAGCCCGCCACCCTGGAGACCGGCGCGGTCATCCAGGTCCCGCTGTTCATCACCACCGGCGAGCGGGTCAAGGTCGACACCCGCACCGGCGACTACCTCGGCCGCGTCAACTGA
- the nusB gene encoding transcription antitermination factor NusB, translating to MSGARRKARRRAIEVLYEAELRGAAVGSVIERRRAQAEPPINEFTEHLAASVDEHQERIDELLNTYAIGWTLERMPVVDRNILRMGAYELLWDDEIPDGVAIAEAVAVAKELSTEESPTFINGLLSRLMENKAELTL from the coding sequence GTGAGCGGGGCACGACGCAAGGCGCGCAGACGCGCCATCGAGGTGCTCTACGAGGCGGAGCTGCGCGGAGCCGCGGTGGGCTCGGTGATCGAGCGCCGCCGGGCCCAGGCCGAGCCGCCGATCAACGAGTTCACCGAGCACCTGGCCGCCTCCGTCGACGAGCACCAGGAGCGGATCGACGAGCTGCTCAACACCTACGCGATCGGCTGGACGCTGGAGCGGATGCCGGTCGTGGACCGCAACATCCTCCGGATGGGCGCCTACGAGCTGCTCTGGGACGACGAGATCCCGGACGGCGTGGCCATCGCCGAGGCCGTGGCCGTGGCCAAGGAGCTCTCCACCGAGGAGTCGCCGACCTTCATCAACGGCCTGCTCTCCCGGCTGATGGAGAACAAGGCGGAGCTGACCCTCTGA
- a CDS encoding methyltransferase domain-containing protein: protein MSDKGVGPAGGAPAGTAADPAPQTARSAAVWEALRELLASLAGAGDGPLRIVDAGGGTGGAAVPLAALGHEVTVVEPSPDSLAALERRAAEAGVRVRAYQGDTVDLHTLLPAAEAHLVLLHNVLEYVDDPASALTDVVGVLRPGGAVSVLAANAFAAALHRVLLGGVAEAHRILDDPDGRWGEGDPMPRRFTAEGLTGLTARAGLVAPRVRGVSVFADLLPGRYDTGHEDEGALAALESEAARRPELAGIATQLHVVAFRPEG from the coding sequence GTGAGCGACAAGGGCGTCGGCCCCGCCGGGGGAGCCCCGGCCGGCACCGCAGCGGACCCCGCACCCCAGACGGCGCGCAGCGCCGCCGTCTGGGAGGCGCTCCGCGAACTCCTGGCCTCCCTGGCCGGCGCGGGCGACGGTCCGCTGCGCATCGTCGACGCCGGCGGCGGGACCGGCGGCGCCGCGGTCCCGCTGGCCGCCCTCGGCCACGAGGTGACCGTCGTCGAGCCCAGCCCCGACTCGCTGGCCGCGCTGGAGCGCCGCGCCGCCGAGGCCGGCGTGCGGGTCCGCGCCTACCAGGGCGACACCGTCGACTTGCACACCCTGCTCCCCGCGGCCGAGGCCCACCTGGTTCTGCTGCACAACGTGCTGGAGTACGTGGACGACCCGGCCTCCGCCCTCACCGACGTGGTGGGCGTGCTGCGCCCCGGCGGGGCGGTGAGCGTGCTGGCCGCCAACGCCTTCGCCGCCGCACTGCACCGGGTGCTGCTCGGCGGCGTCGCCGAGGCCCACCGGATACTGGACGACCCGGACGGCCGGTGGGGCGAGGGCGACCCGATGCCGCGCCGGTTCACCGCCGAGGGGCTCACCGGCCTCACCGCCCGGGCCGGCCTGGTCGCCCCGCGGGTGCGCGGCGTCAGCGTCTTCGCCGACCTGCTCCCCGGCCGCTACGACACGGGCCACGAGGACGAGGGGGCGCTGGCCGCGCTGGAGAGCGAGGCGGCCCGGCGCCCGGAGCTCGCCGGGATCGCCACCCAGCTGCACGTGGTCGCGTTCCGCCCGGAGGGATGA